In a genomic window of Parafrankia discariae:
- a CDS encoding secondary thiamine-phosphate synthase enzyme YjbQ has product MTVRTGRDERVVDLTEPAAEFVAGHGDGLLSVFVPHATAGVAILELGAGSDDDLLAALADLLPADDRWRHAHGSRGHGRSHVMPAIIPPSLTVPVLDGRLALGTWQSVALVDLNVDNLERTVRFSFLRG; this is encoded by the coding sequence ATGACGGTGCGGACGGGGCGCGACGAACGGGTCGTCGACCTCACCGAGCCGGCGGCCGAGTTCGTCGCCGGCCACGGTGACGGACTGCTGTCCGTCTTCGTCCCGCACGCGACGGCAGGCGTGGCCATCCTCGAGCTGGGCGCCGGCAGCGACGACGACCTCCTCGCCGCCCTGGCCGACCTGCTGCCCGCCGACGACCGCTGGAGACACGCCCACGGCTCCCGTGGGCACGGCCGCTCACACGTGATGCCGGCCATCATCCCGCCATCCCTGACCGTTCCCGTCCTGGACGGGCGGCTCGCGCTCGGCACCTGGCAGTCGGTGGCCCTCGTCGACCTCAATGTGGACAACCTCGAGCGGACCGTCCGGTTCTCCTTCCTGCGCGGCTGA